A window from Bufo bufo chromosome 1, aBufBuf1.1, whole genome shotgun sequence encodes these proteins:
- the LOC120989273 gene encoding olfactory receptor 5V1-like has translation MITEIFLIGFQNLEDVRFFIIFICLVMYLATITGNIMIILLVSTSHHLRSPMFFYLGQLSFSDMLLISNIVPFLVHIILFNGGLVPLKGCITQFFFYGLSATTECLLLTAMSYDRYLAICSPLHYSSIMSPKLCLYIVVSCWSLGFIITLIPVLLIQTLWFCGPNVIDHFFCDLGPLLELSCSDVSIVKYEVLSLSGLLTIIPFVFIVVTYVYIFVTIMKITSVTGRQKTFSTCSSHLAVVCTYYGALFAIYVVPRTGQSLNANKMVSLMYSMVTPLFNPIIYGLRNKEIKVAIRNYLRICRRNRIK, from the coding sequence ATGATAACTGAAATATTTCTCATTGGCTTTCAAAACCTTGAAGATGTTAGGTTCTTCATCATCTTTATATGCCTAGTCATGTACTTGGCTACAATAACTGGCAATATCATGATTATTTTGTTGGTTTCCACCAGTCATCATCTCCGATCTCCAATGTTCTTTTATCTTGGTCAACTCTCCTTCTCAGATATGTTGCTCATTTCCAACATTGTGCCTTTCTTGGTGCATATTATactattcaatggtggcctagtgCCCCTTAAGGGTTGTATAACTCAGTTCTTTTTCTATGGTCTTTCTGCAACTACCGAGTGTCTTCTGCTGACAGCAATGTCCTACGACCGTTATCTTGCTATTTGCAGCCCATTGCATTACTCGTCCATCATGAGCCCAAAACTCTGTCTATATATAGTTGTATCTTGCTGGTCTCTGGGCTTTATAATAACCCTGATTCCAGTATTATTGATACAGACATTGTGGTTTTGTGGTCCCAATGTCATTGACCACTTCTTTTGTGACCTTGGACCTCTTCTGGAGCTATCCTGTTCAGATGTTTCCATTGTGAAATATGAGGTGCtttcactctctggtctcctaacCATTATTCCCTTTGTATTTATTGTGGTCACATATGTTTATATCTTTGTAACCATCATGAAGATCACCTCCGTCACAGGGAGGCAGAAGACATTTTCTACATGTAGTTCTCACCTGGCTGTAGTATGTACCTATTATGGAGCGCTTTTTGCAATATATGTAGTACCCCGTACAGGGCAATCTTTGAATGCCAACAAAATGGTATCCCTCATGTACTCAATGGTCACTCCATTATTTAATCCTATTATATATGGTTTAAGAAATAAGGAAATCAAGGTGGCCATCCGAAATTATCTCCGGATCTGCAGAAGAAACAGAATAAAATGA